The Vitis vinifera cultivar Pinot Noir 40024 chromosome 7, ASM3070453v1 genomic interval TTTGCCATCATCAGTCCACTACCTTGCCTTTCGCCAGCTCTTTTTGTTATCCAGTAAAGCCTGTGGGCAAGGAGAAAAATGATGATGAATCCAAAAGAATAGCTATATCATATGAAAAGAGACAACAGAAGTCCAAATAAAGCATGATTATCCCAGGCAAATCATAAAACCTAATCACATGAGTAAAAGCACAGAGTTACAGAAAGTAGTGCCTATATCTACTGACCATGATCAATTCATCAAGAAAAAACCTCATCCAGTTGAATTCTCAATTGACTGAACTAAAGTAGAAGTGTGTAGGGGGAGCATGAATTAGTAATTACAATGCAAAGGACAATAGTGTGCAATAAACAAATTACAATTGTCGAACGGAGATAatacataaaatagaaaatccaagcaaagaTAAATTGATCTTAAGAAtaatagaataagaaaaaaaatatttagctAAAAGCTAAAAATGACAGGTATACCCTTCTTTAATAGCTATAGATACGACAGTCATACTCAAAGCTAGTACAGGATGATCCACGTCGATTCCATGGTGATGTCCACTATGGTGATGGCTATGCACATGCTCATGTGCCAATGAATGATTAATTACTTCAGGAGCTGCTGAGAGCACGCCCTGCAGATGACAAACAATGAACTCTGAGGAAGGAGAGTGAACGTAGCAGACTCTACTACTTTCTGAGACTTAGTAATTTGTGTTGCTTAACAATTATTCATAATTTCTTCAACTCCTAGATACTGAACCAGATAGATGCCCCTTGGAATGGGaacagaagaaagaaaaatagttcATACCAGTAAAACATCTACAGCATGCCATGCAATACCTCCAGCTGTTGCCAAAAGCATACAAGAAATACCAAGGGCTCCTAGAGTCTCAAACTTACCATGTCCTGAAAGATAACAAGAGATAAAAGCAATTAAAGATGTAGAAGCATCAAGCATGACAAGCACCATGATCTCTATCATGGGGGAAGATAGCATTAAATGATCAATACAATATTAACAACCATAACAATTTTATGCCTAATAAAAGAGGGATTTCTGGGAGACAATGAGGAACATATAGCAAAAGGTTCTCTATAGTCACTTATCTTAAGGGAATAAACTGTGATGGAAGTCATGCTCTTTAGATGATGATAGCATCAAACCGGCATATAGCACTAGATGGTGAAGCAGTTCGCCTTGTTTCATCTATTTGCcgttaataaaatatttattttagttttgggGCCAGTTTGACTTCTCAGGTGGAGATAGCTCCAAGTTAGTGGGTTTttggtaaattaacttaattacttaatatgacttaatgacttaatttaagtcattaggTAGATTAagaatgtttgataaaataaattaatattacaactaagagttaaaaataactttaaatattaagttaaaatagttaACTTAGTGGGcgtttggtaaaccaacttaataacttaaagtgacttaataacttaatttaagttattaagtaaattatgtATGTgagtgtttggtaaaccaacttaataacttaaagtgacttaataatttaatttaagtcattaagtaaattaagtatgtttggtaaaataactcaatggtatgacttaaagttaaaagcaactttaagtaataagtaaaaacaattcaCTTATTCTTAAATCTAAATTTTCAGTTCACCTTTTTACTCTCATTTGCCCTAGTTACCTGCATGATTTCCTTTGCTACTCCACAACCTCCACTATTACTCAACTTTTTTTactttagttataatttatgaggataaatatgtcaatttgatgatttagaattagtttttagttaattttatcaaacaactttaatacttaaagtaataattaagtaataagtttttaaatcaacaatttaaaaataatttaacttaaagtcaacttaagtcattaagtaacaagtattaagttttaccaaacaccccttatatttggtaaaataacttaatagtatgacttaaagtcaaaaacaattttaagtaataagtaaaaacaattaacttattcttaagtccacatctttattttacctttttactcTCATTTGTCCTAGATACCTCCACGATCTCTTTTGCTACTCCACAACCTTCATTGCTACTTAACCTCTTTTGTCCTAATTATAAtctatgaggataaatatatcaatttgatgatttaaaataaattttaaattaattttatcaaacaacctgaatacttaaagtaagaatttagtaataagttttaagtcaacaacttaagtataatttaacctAAAGTCAACTcaaatcattaagtaataagcattaagttttaccaaacacccccatATTCTTAATCTCAAGATTCTTTTACTTCATTTACCCACACCCCCATATTCTTAATCTCAAGATTCTTTTACTTCATTTACCCatgtttgatgattttttttttttttaataagtaaacAGTAACCATGTATTAAAAAGGGAAGCACCAAAAAGCACCCAAAGTACACAGAGAGAGTATACAAAGGGTGCCAAACCATGCCAACCATGTttgatgaaaatatattttacaaccATGACTCTACATTTACAACTaatattttatagtaaatatttttatagttatcTCATGTTTctacaatactttaaatatgacGGTTTAACAAATAAATCTATTACTTAATATTATTGAAGATATAAATATTAGTTGAGATCAACGAAGGTCAATAtctcaatttgatgatttataataaaatttaagttaactttaccaaacaatcttaatacttgaagtaaaaaataagtaataagttttaagtcaacaacttacaaacaatttaacttaaagtcaaattaattcattaattaataaGTAGTAAGTTTTACCCtttggtggtgtttgttttttggttgaatagaaaaagccaaatattttggttttttctattcagatAAAAGTAACCTATTGATATCATGTAACATAACTAAAGTGAATTTGTTATCAATAGGTTCAGTTTAGTTATATTGGATGATGtcaacaaattacttttagctgaatagaaaaagccaaaatatttggctttttttattcagccaaaaaacaaataccaccttagAATATAACTTAATGCATGAGCGAATGAATCCACCTTGggttgtaaaaaaaatttacttccaAGAAGACAATGGCATCTGAGCCTAACCATCCAAAACTATAACTTCAGATAAAACAGAACCTTTTCTCCATCACTGCCCTTTACATCGATATTTACCCCTTCATATAGAGTTATTCTCAAATTGATGACTAACCCAGTATACACTTGCAAGCTGCAAAGACCCAAAAGCACactaaaaaccctaaaaaaaccTTCTAAAACAGACTTCTAGGAATTGTATTTGGTTCTGCTTCATGAGTGAAAGCAACTTCCTTACAGGAATTAATCAGTTTACTTCATTCTTTTCACATAGCAAGAAACATCCAAAGTAGCCTACGGAATCATCATATATGTGGCTTCTTCAAAACTATGATAGAAAGATAAAAACCAGGAACAACTTTTACAGGGTCAAAGGGCATAAGCAAACCCTTGATAAGAATAAACTACTCTTCACACTCTTCTAccttattaaaaatatcaataacaataaaaatggcAGTAAAGTAAGGCTAAATATGCATAATCAAATCAATGGAGTAGCTCGTAGGTACAAATAAAGAGTGACCATATGGGTGTTCTTTGTCCTTAGGAGCCTTTGCAACTTTATACGACCATAATGCGACACCGCTAAGAACCTGAAACATACAGGAAGTAATGCTGGTGAGCAAAATCAACTTAGTAATTACCACCACAAAAAAAGACCTAAAAttagaacaaagaaaaaccTGATCCCAAAATTCTTCCAGCACACAATTCAAGGGAACAAAAGATGCATTAGGTCTACCCAATCATCAAGATGATATTACATTAATACACTCCATCATcaaaatgattttgatgaaCAATTAAGGAACAATCAATCAAGCAATCAAATCCATACAACCCATTTCAAATCGCTGAATTAAGGCATCGTTTAACTGAATTGAATTCCTAGCAAATTATAAAGAAGAAAGGCAAATTGCATTACCACATCGGAGGCAGAATGCGCTGCATCGGCGATAATGGCGGTGCTGCCAGATAAATAGCCGGTTAAAGTTTTCCCGGTTACCAACCCGATGTCGGCAAAGAGACCCAGCCGAAAAATGCTCTCTCCAACCTCGCTGCTGTGGTGGTGCTGGTGGTCATGGTGGTTGTGGGAGTGGCCAAAATGCCACCTTCTGGGGACTCTAAAAATGGGGTTGTGGGGAAAGATTGAAGAAGGGTCATATGATTGAGGAATGAAGGATCGAGTAGTGGGGTTTGGAAAATTAGGGGTTTGGAGAAGGGTTCCGTGGGTGTGACTTGAAATTCTTGAGACGAGGGTTTTGTGAATGGAATTGAGATTTTGGAACCTGAAACCCATTGCTGCACAAAATCTCAATTGGAAGAGAAAGTAGTTTGCAGATACAGGAGGGCAGAGATCTGGTGCTTCTGTCTTACGATAAACCAGTGCAACAGCCAATGTCTGTACATGCAttgggttttttattttctgttcattttaacatttttggGCTAAAAATACCAAATTAGAGGTATCgtattgtaaataaatttaatttctttcattttaaattttgtttaccaaattctttcttctccttttttttttcatgatttgatTCTAATCAGAACATGGTATTATATATAAAAGCGGTTTTttcttaattgaaaaaaatttcatggaCACAAATTCGATATTTTGTGATCCACAGCTGTCACTCTTTTTACTTCACTAAGGATTCGAGATCAATTGAGAATAAAGTAAAAGGTCTCAGAAATGGAATAAAACATTGATATATtcccaaaaataattgaatgtcCACTTCATAATTGAGTGGGTATCTGCTCTTGGGCCAGCTCCCAAGCAACTCAGAACCAGAAGATGTGTCAATGGACCCAAGATCCCATTAGGGCCTTAAGTCCAACAGACAAGTCCAGGGTATATGTCCAACCCCCATTAAGTCTTTGAATTCATTTGGTATACTCAGAGGTCAAGCAACCAAGAATGTGAGGTCCAATTCATATTCTTTACTTCTATATTTATCAGTGTTCCATTTAAAGCCATCTGGGACCAACTTTCCAATGAAGCCCAAAGCCCAAATTTTCCCATCAAGAGAaagatataagaaaatttttgcaAGTTTTAAATGCTTTTACCAAATGAAATCTCCAAAGAAGGTATTGAATATCCTCACAGTTGCAATTGtagtttaaggaaaaaaaagggcaTAATCAGCTACTCTTAAATGCTCTCCCATTCAAAGGCTTGAGGCAAAGTTTCATCAACTTTCCAACTCCATTTCTCTGTATTCTGGATACAGCCCTAACCTTTGAGACCCAGTTCCCAAAACACATCTACATAGGCCTCACCGCCTCCGGTCGCGCCACCTCCTGTTTCCATACTTATTATTATGGTCCCGGTACCCAGACGAGTTCCGGTGCTGGTGTCTCAGTCGCTCAGGCCCATAGTTCCGCCCGGAACTCATTCTGGGCTCCAAAGGGTTGTGGCCACCCAACATGTACTCTGGAGTCCTGCTAGGACTGCCCTCAGGACTCCATGTTTCAAAATCATCCTCAAACACATATTCATTTCGTTCTCGGGAAGGAGCTGTCAGCGGGGGATGCTGCAAAGCTCCTCCAACCGGTAAATTATAATTGTTTTGATTAAGAGGATTCGAAGCCAAACCCTGTCTACCTCTC includes:
- the LOC100244195 gene encoding metal tolerance protein 2, with product MHVQTLAVALVYRKTEAPDLCPPVSANYFLFQLRFCAAMGFRFQNLNSIHKTLVSRISSHTHGTLLQTPNFPNPTTRSFIPQSYDPSSIFPHNPIFRVPRRWHFGHSHNHHDHQHHHSSEVGESIFRLGLFADIGLVTGKTLTGYLSGSTAIIADAAHSASDVVLSGVALWSYKVAKAPKDKEHPYGHGKFETLGALGISCMLLATAGGIAWHAVDVLLGVLSAAPEVINHSLAHEHVHSHHHSGHHHGIDVDHPVLALSMTVVSIAIKEGLYWITKRAGERQGSGLMMANAWHHRVDAISSVVALIGVGGSILGVKFLDPLAGLVVSGMILKAGLGTGYQSVMELVDAAVPVQQLDPIKETILQVDGVKGCHRLRGRRAGSSLYLDVHIEVDPFSSVSAAHNVGENVRHQIHKSHPGVSEVFIHIDPAISQISPSIMEQQENLKEMNYQKRNVSSEHNGVEIVSNVLSSKFSEKMVVERITQHLLQGKTLLQVEVSMPPHILIRDAMRVAEEAEEEILKVASDVIRVSILLRLGQPIPELHQRLQECNTEKGQNTRP